Proteins from a genomic interval of Amycolatopsis sp. cg13:
- a CDS encoding TetR/AcrR family transcriptional regulator, which translates to MRRTDAAHNRVRILATARVAFTVRGYRVPIREIARQAEVSVATVYRHFPTKDALIAEAFAAELGLCSSIVEEGLAAADPWLGFVLAVEKLTEVHAREQGFRAFVAQLPRRLDFAADRARTLRLLLELIRRAKESGDLRADFVLEDLVLALVANEGIQVEPPSARVAAVRRFTALLLQSFRAHPGAEPLPPAVRVPLS; encoded by the coding sequence GTGAGACGGACCGACGCCGCGCACAACCGCGTGCGCATTCTCGCCACTGCCCGAGTGGCCTTCACCGTCCGCGGATACCGCGTGCCGATACGAGAGATCGCGCGGCAAGCCGAGGTGAGCGTCGCGACGGTCTATCGGCATTTTCCGACCAAAGACGCGCTGATCGCCGAAGCGTTCGCCGCGGAGCTGGGGCTGTGCTCGTCGATCGTCGAGGAGGGCCTTGCCGCGGCTGACCCGTGGCTGGGTTTCGTCCTGGCGGTGGAGAAACTCACCGAGGTGCACGCCCGTGAGCAGGGGTTTCGCGCGTTCGTCGCGCAATTGCCGCGACGCCTCGACTTCGCCGCCGACCGCGCCCGGACGCTGCGGCTGCTGCTCGAACTCATCCGCCGAGCCAAGGAAAGCGGCGATCTGCGCGCGGATTTCGTGCTGGAAGACCTTGTGCTGGCGTTGGTCGCGAACGAGGGCATCCAGGTGGAACCGCCTTCCGCCCGAGTCGCGGCGGTGCGACGGTTCACGGCGTTGCTGCTCCAGTCATTTCGGGCCCATCCGGGCGCTGAGCCGCTTCCGCCCGCGGTGCGGGTGCCGCTCAGCTAG
- a CDS encoding response regulator: protein MPARPRTVVAEDQYLLRDGLTHLLVAHGFDVVAAVGSGPELAAALWEHRPDVSIVDVRMPPTNTDEGLQVALAARRETPGLPILVLSQHVEQLYARELLADGTGAVGYLLKDRVFNAEQFIDAVRRVAAGGTAMDPEVIAKLVAGNASDPLAALTPREREVLGLMAEGCSNAAIASRLHFSEGAVGKHTANIFAKLGISASDDTNRRVLAVLKFLGSS from the coding sequence GTGCCAGCTCGACCCCGGACCGTCGTCGCCGAAGACCAGTACCTCCTCCGAGACGGTTTGACCCATCTGCTCGTCGCGCACGGCTTCGACGTCGTCGCGGCCGTCGGCTCCGGCCCCGAACTCGCCGCCGCGCTGTGGGAACACCGGCCTGATGTGTCCATTGTGGACGTACGAATGCCGCCGACCAACACCGACGAGGGCTTGCAGGTCGCACTCGCCGCTCGGCGGGAGACGCCCGGACTGCCGATTCTCGTGCTGTCGCAACACGTCGAGCAGCTGTACGCGCGCGAATTACTGGCGGACGGCACCGGCGCCGTCGGCTATCTGTTGAAGGACCGGGTATTCAACGCGGAACAGTTCATTGACGCGGTCCGCCGGGTCGCGGCGGGCGGGACCGCGATGGATCCGGAAGTGATCGCGAAACTGGTGGCTGGCAATGCTTCCGATCCGCTGGCGGCCCTGACGCCACGGGAACGCGAAGTGCTCGGTTTGATGGCGGAGGGTTGTTCGAACGCCGCGATCGCCAGCCGGTTGCACTTCAGTGAAGGCGCGGTCGGCAAACACACCGCGAATATCTTCGCCAAACTCGGGATTTCCGCTTCTGACGATACGAATCGCCGGGTGCTGGCCGTGTTGAAGTTCCTCGGTTCTAGCTGA